The following DNA comes from Nocardioides sp. JQ2195.
ACCCGCGAGGCCCAGGACGAGCTCGCCGCGGCTTCGCACCAGAAGCTCGCCGCCTCCTACGAGGCTGGCTTCCAGGACGACCTGATCACGCCGTTCCGGGGCGTCGAGCGCGACAACAACCTGCGGCCCGACTCCACCGTCGAGAAGCTCGCCAAGCTCAAGCCGGTCTTCGGCAAGGGCGACGCGGCGACGATGACCGCAGGCAACTCCACCCCCCTCAGCGACGGTGCCTCGGTCGTGCTGCTCGCCTCGGAGGAGTGGGCCGCGGAGCACGACCTCCCGGTGCTCGCCTACCTCACGGCCTACGAGACGGCTGCCGTCGACTACGTCGGTGGCGACGAGGGCCTGCTGATGGCTCCGGCGTACGCCGTGTCCCAGATGCTCGAGCGCGAGGGCCTGACCCTGCAGGACTTCGACTACTACGAGATCCACGAAGCCTTCGCCTCGCAGGTGCTCTCCACGCTCAAGGCATGGGAGGACCCGGTCTTCTGCAAGGAGCGCCTGGGCCGGGACGAGCCGCTGGGGGCCATCGACCGCGACAAGCTCAACGTCAACGGCTCCTCGCTGGCGGCTGCCCACCCGTTCGCGGCCACCGGTGGCCGCATCGTGGCGGCGCTGGCCAAGGAGCTGGCCCAGAAGGCTGAGTCGACGGGCACGGGGGGCCGTGGCCTGATCTCGATCTGCGCCGCGGGCGGCCAGGGCGTCGTGGCGATCCTCGAGCGCCCCTGATCCACTCCTGCCGAGTCGGCACGAGTTGACGCCCGTTGCGTCAACGCGTGCCGACTCGGCGTGTTTGTGCGTCAACACGTGCCGGCTCGGCGTGTTTGTGCGTCAACACGTGCCGACTCGGCGTGGGTCAGGCGGGGCCGGTGGCCAGGGCGAGGCTGGTGTCGACGACGTACCGGCGCACCTGCGCGACGGAGACCGGGGCGATGGTCGGAATGCCCGGCGCGAGCTCCTTGATCAGCATGCCGACCCGAGCCAGCTGGAGGGCACCCAGCCCGGTGGCATACATGTGGTTCGCGAGGAGGTTGGTGTCCTCGACCTCGAACGTGCCGGCGGCGACGCCCTCGTCGAGGGCGTCGCTGAGCATGGCCAGGCAGCGGGCGATGCCCCGGCCGAGACGGAAGAGGGCTGACTCGCTGATCTCTTCGAGCAGCTCGGGCCCGGGACGACGCATCAGCGTCTGGGCACAGTCCACGAAGGCTGGGAACTCGATCCCGAAGTCCACGAAGGCCTCGACCATGCCCGCGACCCGCTCGCGAGGGGTGCCACCGGTGGCGACCACGGCGTGCATGCGCTCCCGGAGCTCGTCGAGATAGCTGACCAGGGTCAGCGCGAACAGCTCCTCCTTGCCCGAGAAGTGGCGATAGAGGATCGCACGGTTGGTGCCGACGTTCCTGGCGATCTCGTCGATGTTCACGTCGCGGACCCCGCGCTCGTCGAACAGGGCCCGGGTGGCGGCCAGGATCTCGGTCTCGCGCTGGCGGCGCCGCGTGGCTGCGGCGGCACGCCGGGATTCGGTTGCCTGGCTTCGTCCCTTGCTCATGGGGTGAGTCTAGCCAATGCTGTAACTGCGTGTCGCACAGCATGTTGACACCTGTCTCCCCTCGGCACTCTGTGACAGGCGCACGGTCGGGTGGTGGGGGTGCTCGACGATAGGTTGGAGGCGTGCAGCGTGAATGGCGTCCCGACTGGCCGTGCCCGGCCGGCCAGATCCTCGCGGTGGCACGCCGGGGACCGGGGGATCCGTCGTACCGCATCGATCCTGCGGGTGCCCACTGGCGTGGTGTGCGTACGCCGCTCGGTCCCGGCGCGCTGAGGGTCGAGGCGCGCGCGGCCGAGGCGACGGTGCTGGCACAGGCGTGGGGCCCGGGCGCCGAATGGTTGCTCGACAGGGTGCCGACGATGCTGGGCGCCGATGACGACTGGGACGGCTTCGAGGCGCGGCACCCGGTGCTGGAGGACGCGCTTCGGCGCAACCCGCACTGGCGGATCGGGCGCACCGGGCTGGTGATGGAGGCCCTGGTGCCTGCCGTGCTGGAGCAGAAGGTGACGGGCCAGGAGGCATTCCTGGGCTTTCGGCGGTTGGTGCGTGGACATGGCGAGCGGGCGCCGGGGCCGCACGACGACCTCTGGTTGCAGCCGACGCCCGAGGTGCTGGCCGCCATCCCGTCCTGGGAGTGGTTGCGGATGAGGGTCGACGGCGCTCGTTCGCGAGCGGTCGTGACCGCCGCGCGAGTGGCGGCGTCCCTGGAACGGACCACCGCAGTGACGCACGACGAGGCCGACCGCAGGCTGCGTTCGCTCCCGGGAATCGGGATCTGGACCAGTGCGGAGACGCGGGTCCGGGCGCACGGGGACCCCGACGCGGTGAGCTTCGGTGACTTCCACGTCGCCAAGGACATCGGGTGGGCGCTGCGGGGGCGGCCGGCGGACGACGCGGAGCTTGCCGAGATCCTCCAGGAGTGGGCCGGTCATCGCTACCGGGTGCAGGCCCTCCTGTCCCTGGGCGGCCACCGTCGTCCTCGCAGGGGGCCACGCATGGCTCCCCGGGGTCATTTACCTGGCTGATGATTTGTCAAGTGCTGAGACGTCGGTGGAACCTGTGTCCTGGGTGGCGTAACTTCCCTGTGCGGCACCAGTTGGCACATTCGTCAGAACCCACGCGAGAGAGCAGGTGGCATGGCATCGCAAGCAGGAGGTTGGGCGTCCAGCACTCTTCCGGCTCGCATCGTCACCGACCTGGGTGGCCGCATCCGCAAGGGCATCGAGACCGCCGGTGCGATGATCGTGCTCGCCATCGAAGCCGTCGCGAGCGCAGCGACGGACATGGTCCGGCGCAAGTTCTCGTGGTCGGAGTTCCTGCTGCAGGCCTGGTTCATGAGCCGGGTCTCGGTCCTGCCCACGATCCTGGTCGCGATCCCCTTCGGCATCATCGTCTCGATCCAGGTCGGCGGGGTGGCCGCGCAGATCGGTGCCCAGTCGTTCAGTGGCGCCGTCAACGGCATCGGCGTGCTGCGCCAGGGCGCACCCTTGGTCACCTCGATCATGATCGCCGGTGCCGTCGGCGCCGCGATCACCTCCGACCTCGGCGCTCGCACGATTCGCGAGGAGGTCGACGCGCTCAAGGTGATGGGCATCAACCCGGTGCAACGACTGGTCGCGCCGCGGGTGGTCGCGGCGCTCGTCGTCGCCTTCTTCCTCAACATCGTGGTCGCCTCGACGTCGATCGTGACCGGCTACATCCTCAACGTCGGGGGTGGGCAGGTCAGCTCCGGCACCTACATCGCTGCCTTCGTCTCGTTCGCCCAACCCAGCGACCTGTTCCTGGCCAGCGGCAAGGCGCTGATCTTCGGCTTCATCGCCACGATCGTGGCCTGCCACAAGGGTCTCACCGCCAGCGGTGGGGCCAAGGGCGTCGCCGACGCGGTGAACGAGTCCGTGGTCATCTCGGTCATCGCCCTGGCCATGGTCAACGTGGCCCTGACCCAGGCCTACGTGATGCTCGCGCCGGCAAGGATCGCGTGAGAGATGGCCGTCAACACAGGCGTGCAGAGTGCGCTGGTCAGGTTCAACGACTTCGTCTGGTTCTCGTGGACCACGTTCCGTGGAGCCCGGTTCACGCTGCAGAACTACTACAAGGAAGTGCTGCGCCAGCTGGCCGACATCAGCTGGGGGTCCGGTGCGCTGCTGGTGGGTGGCGGCACGGTCGGCGTGATGGTCCTGCTGTCTCTCTCAGCCGGCACGTCGCTGGGCATCGAAGGCTTCAACGGCCTCGAGATCATGGGCCTGGCGCCCCTGACCGGCTTCGTCAGCGCGGGCGTCAACACCCGTGAGCTGGCGCCACTGGTCGCGGCCCTCGCGCTCGGGGGACAGGTGGGATGTCGCTTCACCGCCCAGATCGGCTCGATGCGCATCTCGGAGGAGATCGACGCCCTCGAGGTGATGGCGGTCAATCCGATGCGCTACCTGGTCACCACGCGCGTGCTGGCGTGCATGTTCGCAATCCTGCCTCTCTACCTGATCGGTCTCCTCGGCGCGTACGCCGCGTCGGAGGCCTCGGTGGTGTTCATCTTCGGCCAGTCCCGAGGCACCTACGAGCACTACTTCTACTCCTTCATCGACGGCCGCGACGTGTTCCTGTCCATCGTGAAGATCCTGGTCTTCGCGATGATGGTGGCCCTGATCCACTGCTGGTTCGGATTCCGGGCCGGGAGCGGCCCCCAGGGAGTCGGTGAGGCGACCGGCCGCGCCATCCGCTGCAGCATCGTGGTGGTGGTCCTGGTCGACATGCTGCTGACGTTGGCGTTCTGGGGCTCCGACCCCGGTTTCCGGGTGGCCGGCTGATGGCGGCCGCGACGTCGGCACGCACCCAAGCCGTCAGGGGAGGAGCCATGCTCCTCGTGCTCGTCGTGGTGGTCGGGCTGCTGCTGGCCAAGTCCTTCGGCACGTTCGACGACACCGTGCCGGCCTCGGTCAACCTCGACACCGCTGGTGGTGCCCTCGAGACCGGAGCCGAGGTCAAGCTCGACGGCATCGTCGTCGGCTCGGTGGACTCCATCGAGCCGGCGCCCGAGGGGGTGGACATCGGCATCCAGTTCGACCCGGAGCAGGCCGAGAAGGTCCCCGGCAACGTGACCGTCCGGGTCCTGCCGGTGAGCATCTTCGGAGCCGCGTACGTCGAGCTGCTGCGTCCTGAGCGTCCCCGGGGGCACGTCACCTCCGACGTCTCCCTCGAGCAGGACGCGTCGGCCGAGACCATCGAGCTGGGTGACCTGCTCGAGGACACCCAGGAGCTCGTCGAGGCTCTCGGCCCCGCCGAGCTGGCCACCATGCTCGACACCTTTGCCAGCACCCTGGACGGCAAGGGCGACAACCTCGGAGAGATGATCGAGACCGCGAACCGGGCGGTGGCCCGCATCGAGCCCTCGATGCCGCTGATCCGTCAGGACATCCGACTCGCCACGATCGTGATGTCGATGTTCTCGCAGATCACGCCCAACCTGTTCACCGCACTCGACGGCGTGATGGCTGCGGGCCAGACCATGATCGACATGGAGAGGGAGTTCCGCTCGGTGCTCACCGGGTTGGGTGACCTGAGCGGCTCGGTCGACAAGGTCGTCACCGACAACAAGGACCTCCTCACTGCGGGCCTGCCCGACCTGCGCCGTGTGGTGCACGCCCTCTATCTGAGCCGCGGCGACATCCCGCGCACGTTCGCCGCGGTGATCGCCCTGGCCGACAACGGTGGAGAGGCGTTCGAGTTCGGGCCTTTCATGCGCATCGACGCAGACCTGCGACTGACGCCCGCAACGGGGTACGGCCCCGGTGACTGCCCCTCCTACAACGGCCTGCGTGGCCGGGGCTGCTGAGGGATGTCCTGATGAAGTTGATCGCCATCAAGTTCGGCGTCTTCGGTCTCGTCGCGATCCTGCTGTTCGTGGCGCTCCACAACACGATGACCAACAAGGTCGACGGTGAGACCAAGACGCTGCACGCGATCTTCAGCAACGTGAGCGGGCTGCGGACCGGGGACGACGTCCGCATCTCCGGTGTGAAGGTCGGTCGGGTCGAGGGTGTCGAGACGGTGCAGGACCCCGGGCGTGCGGGTGCCCACCTCGCCAAGGTCACGTTCTCCGTCGACGACACGCAGAAGGTCAGTGACACGACCAAGGTGGTGATGCGCTACCAGAACCTGCTCGGACAGAAGTATCTCGCGCTCACGCCCGGGTCCAAGCCCGGGGAGCTTCTCGCGGACGGTGACGAGATCGACCTCGCCAACACCCGACCGGGTTTCGACCTCACCGCACTGCTGAACGGCTTCGAGCCACTCTTCAACGTGCTCTCGCCCAAGGACCTCAACACCCTGGCCGCCAACATCGTCTCGGTCCTCAACGGCGAGGCCGGCAGCGTGGAGCGACTCCTGGGGGAGACCGCCGAGCTCACCTCCTTCCTCGCCGACAAGGACGAGGTGTTCGGCGAGGTGGTCGACA
Coding sequences within:
- a CDS encoding DNA-3-methyladenine glycosylase 2 family protein, whose translation is MQREWRPDWPCPAGQILAVARRGPGDPSYRIDPAGAHWRGVRTPLGPGALRVEARAAEATVLAQAWGPGAEWLLDRVPTMLGADDDWDGFEARHPVLEDALRRNPHWRIGRTGLVMEALVPAVLEQKVTGQEAFLGFRRLVRGHGERAPGPHDDLWLQPTPEVLAAIPSWEWLRMRVDGARSRAVVTAARVAASLERTTAVTHDEADRRLRSLPGIGIWTSAETRVRAHGDPDAVSFGDFHVAKDIGWALRGRPADDAELAEILQEWAGHRYRVQALLSLGGHRRPRRGPRMAPRGHLPG
- a CDS encoding TetR/AcrR family transcriptional regulator yields the protein MSKGRSQATESRRAAAATRRRQRETEILAATRALFDERGVRDVNIDEIARNVGTNRAILYRHFSGKEELFALTLVSYLDELRERMHAVVATGGTPRERVAGMVEAFVDFGIEFPAFVDCAQTLMRRPGPELLEEISESALFRLGRGIARCLAMLSDALDEGVAAGTFEVEDTNLLANHMYATGLGALQLARVGMLIKELAPGIPTIAPVSVAQVRRYVVDTSLALATGPA
- a CDS encoding MCE family protein — translated: MLLVLVVVVGLLLAKSFGTFDDTVPASVNLDTAGGALETGAEVKLDGIVVGSVDSIEPAPEGVDIGIQFDPEQAEKVPGNVTVRVLPVSIFGAAYVELLRPERPRGHVTSDVSLEQDASAETIELGDLLEDTQELVEALGPAELATMLDTFASTLDGKGDNLGEMIETANRAVARIEPSMPLIRQDIRLATIVMSMFSQITPNLFTALDGVMAAGQTMIDMEREFRSVLTGLGDLSGSVDKVVTDNKDLLTAGLPDLRRVVHALYLSRGDIPRTFAAVIALADNGGEAFEFGPFMRIDADLRLTPATGYGPGDCPSYNGLRGRGC
- a CDS encoding ABC transporter permease encodes the protein MASQAGGWASSTLPARIVTDLGGRIRKGIETAGAMIVLAIEAVASAATDMVRRKFSWSEFLLQAWFMSRVSVLPTILVAIPFGIIVSIQVGGVAAQIGAQSFSGAVNGIGVLRQGAPLVTSIMIAGAVGAAITSDLGARTIREEVDALKVMGINPVQRLVAPRVVAALVVAFFLNIVVASTSIVTGYILNVGGGQVSSGTYIAAFVSFAQPSDLFLASGKALIFGFIATIVACHKGLTASGGAKGVADAVNESVVISVIALAMVNVALTQAYVMLAPARIA
- a CDS encoding acetyl-CoA C-acetyltransferase — its product is MQAKSRRVAVIGGNRIPFARSNTVYSDASNQEMLTAALDGLVDRFGLEGEQLGEFVAGAVLKHSADFNLAREVVLGSKLSPRTPATDIQQACGTGLQAAIQVANKIALGQIDVGVAGGSDTTSDAPLAVGDKLRKKLIKVNQAKDAKGRLAALAKIRPSDISLAIPQNGEPRTGLSMGDHQALTALEWGITREAQDELAAASHQKLAASYEAGFQDDLITPFRGVERDNNLRPDSTVEKLAKLKPVFGKGDAATMTAGNSTPLSDGASVVLLASEEWAAEHDLPVLAYLTAYETAAVDYVGGDEGLLMAPAYAVSQMLEREGLTLQDFDYYEIHEAFASQVLSTLKAWEDPVFCKERLGRDEPLGAIDRDKLNVNGSSLAAAHPFAATGGRIVAALAKELAQKAESTGTGGRGLISICAAGGQGVVAILERP
- a CDS encoding ABC transporter permease; this translates as MAVNTGVQSALVRFNDFVWFSWTTFRGARFTLQNYYKEVLRQLADISWGSGALLVGGGTVGVMVLLSLSAGTSLGIEGFNGLEIMGLAPLTGFVSAGVNTRELAPLVAALALGGQVGCRFTAQIGSMRISEEIDALEVMAVNPMRYLVTTRVLACMFAILPLYLIGLLGAYAASEASVVFIFGQSRGTYEHYFYSFIDGRDVFLSIVKILVFAMMVALIHCWFGFRAGSGPQGVGEATGRAIRCSIVVVVLVDMLLTLAFWGSDPGFRVAG
- a CDS encoding MlaD family protein; this translates as MKLIAIKFGVFGLVAILLFVALHNTMTNKVDGETKTLHAIFSNVSGLRTGDDVRISGVKVGRVEGVETVQDPGRAGAHLAKVTFSVDDTQKVSDTTKVVMRYQNLLGQKYLALTPGSKPGELLADGDEIDLANTRPGFDLTALLNGFEPLFNVLSPKDLNTLAANIVSVLNGEAGSVERLLGETAELTSFLADKDEVFGEVVDNLTPVIDNLASNSDEFDTALVELRKLVTELNKGSGDFFGALDTIGTNLDSTTELVNDLRPTLERDIRSLRRLGATIARGTPVIERSFDSLPKLVGAFVRSLSYGSHLSVYNCSLGFKLFGADTTWLGNKDKPHSEACR